TTTCTTCTTCATCAGTATCCTCCTCTTCATTTTGACTGTCTATAGCcctcttctcttcctcctccacaATTTCCAACTCAGTCAAATTTCCACTTTGGCCCCTCAACTTCCCATCTTTCACATTCCCCTCCCCTCTACTCTTCAAATCCTCCAAAAGCTCCCTAACCGCCTTCTCCTTATCCCTCCGGTTCTTGATCAAAGCCTCGCTCACGTCAGCAGGCGTCATCTCCGCCCTATCCACAACCCTCTCCATCTCCTTCAAAACGTCTTCCTCCACATCTTCCTCCTCATACCCCAAATAATTCTTCAACAAAATCTTCAACGAAGGGAAATCACAGTAACTCATGTGTATATGCATATCCATCCTCCCACTCCTAAGCAAcgcaggatcaagcttctcgaTATGATTCGTCGTGAACACAAAGATCCTCTCGCTTCCACAACAAGACCAAAGCCCATCAGTAAAGTTCAACAAACCCGACAACGTTATCGTGTTCCCGTTACCAGACTCTTCCCCCGAACCAGTCCCTGGTCGTGTCTCCATGTCGTAATAGCTCCGCTGCGTCTGCGTGGTCGCATTACTATTCTTTTTCCTGTTCGTTAAATTGATCGAACAGTCGATATCTTCGATCACAATTATCGACTTAGAACTCGTCTTCATCAACAGTTTCCTCAACTCCGAGTTGCTATGAACCTCAGTGAGCTCAAGGTCGTAAATGTCGTAACCGAGATGATTCGCCATCGCTGCGATCATACTCGACTTACCAGTACCCGGAGGCCCATATAGCAAATACCCTCTCTTCCAGGCCCGGCCCGTTTTCTGATAAAACATCTGTCCTTCCGCGAAGTCCTTGAGATCATCCATGATCTGCTGTTTCTTGACCGGGTCCATCGCGAGAGTCTCGAACGTGCTCGGGTGCTTGAAAGGGACAGACTCCCAGGGATGTCCCCTGGAGTCCAACGACCCGCCTCGGGAGTTGGTGTAAAGCAACCGGTCCTGGTTCTTCCGACGGATCTCGTTGGCTCTCTCCATG
Above is a window of Brassica napus cultivar Da-Ae chromosome A10, Da-Ae, whole genome shotgun sequence DNA encoding:
- the LOC106371528 gene encoding AAA-ATPase At5g57480 — its product is MKEYWTSLASLLGVLAFCQSLMQSIFPPELRFAFLKFFNRVFHLFSSYCYFDITEIDGVNTNELYNAVQLYLSSSVSIAGNRLSLTRAVNSSSITFGLSNNDSIVDTFNNVTVLWEHVVTQRQTQTFAWRPLPEEKRGFTLRIKKRDKALILTSYLDFIMERANEIRRKNQDRLLYTNSRGGSLDSRGHPWESVPFKHPSTFETLAMDPVKKQQIMDDLKDFAEGQMFYQKTGRAWKRGYLLYGPPGTGKSSMIAAMANHLGYDIYDLELTEVHSNSELRKLLMKTSSKSIIVIEDIDCSINLTNRKKNSNATTQTQRSYYDMETRPGTGSGEESGNGNTITLSGLLNFTDGLWSCCGSERIFVFTTNHIEKLDPALLRSGRMDMHIHMSYCDFPSLKILLKNYLGYEEEDVEEDVLKEMERVVDRAEMTPADVSEALIKNRRDKEKAVRELLEDLKSRGEGNVKDGKLRGQSGNLTELEIVEEEEKRAIDSQNEEEDTDEEEIEVEDNICKD